One window of the Acinonyx jubatus isolate Ajub_Pintada_27869175 chromosome A2, VMU_Ajub_asm_v1.0, whole genome shotgun sequence genome contains the following:
- the SLC6A6 gene encoding sodium- and chloride-dependent taurine transporter isoform X2, producing MATKEKLQCLKDFHKDILKPSPGKSPGTRPEDEAEGKPPQREKWSSKIDFVLSVAGGFVGLGNVWRFPYLCYKNGGGAFLIPYFIFLFGGGLPVFFLEVIIGQYTSEGGITCWEKICPLFSGIGYASIVIVSLLNIYYVIILAWATYYLFQSFQSELPWAHCNHSWNTPQCMEDTMRKNKSLWATLNTNNFTSPVTEFWE from the exons ATGGCCACCAAGGAGAAACTGCAGTGTTTGAAAGACTTTCACAAAGACATCTTGAAACCATCCCCGGGGAAGAGCCCAGGCACGCGGCCCGAAGATGAGGCAGAGGGGAAGCCCCCTCAGAGGGAGAAGTGGTCCAGCAAGATCGACTTTGTGCTCTCTGTGGCTGGTGGCTTCGTTGGCTTGGGCAACGTCTGGCGTTTCCCGTACCTCTGCTACAAAAATGGTGGAG GTGCGTTTCtcataccatattttattttcctgtttggcGGCGGCCTGCCTGTGTTTTTCCTGGAGGTAATCATAGGCCAGTACACCTCTGAAGGGGGCATCACCTGCTGGGAAAAGATCTGCCCCTTGTTCTCCG GCATTGGCTATGCCTCCATCGTGATCGTGTCCCTCCTGAATATATACTACGTCATCATCCTGGCCTGGGCCACATACTATCTGTTCCAGTCCTTCCAGTCGGAGCTGCCCTGGGCACACTGTAACCACAGCTGGAACACGCCGCAGTGCATGGAAGACACTATGCGCAAGAACAAGAGCCTGTGGGCCACCCTCAACACCAACAACTTCACCTCGCCCGTCACCGAGTTCTGGGAGTAA